Proteins from a single region of Sneathiella aquimaris:
- a CDS encoding porin, which translates to MQPLSFKIYSLVTALSFLPALAVAGDGHDHDHGNASYSPHGAAGFYGHLDTKIHSDVVYKAEEKDEEISETYSHTHLDLGYVFSTGLSLNSVIELEGEPAGHDHGGGGNAAEGNSRFFDDHTLKIRDLNIRYETDHFGLLAGKFSPVVGFDYHQFPGIYGYQIIHEYALREKIGLGANLKLDAGDFGRHKLEASSFFADTSFLSGALLNRQDPVEKQDGGVSNTEDLSSFAVSLGGQDFYSLNNNIVQGLSYRIGFAHQAAGKNNEEDENRYSVSLNYKHRFTKDFEGRMIGEIMHIQHLNGEAAHDRTWHTAGLEITYKNWNVGSTWSHIRNDNPVEIDEAIDGDIVQASIGYEFDSGVFLGVGYKYQDEENEENHRVGALVSYSHHF; encoded by the coding sequence ATGCAACCTTTATCTTTTAAAATCTATTCGCTCGTCACTGCACTCAGTTTTCTCCCGGCTCTGGCTGTTGCCGGTGACGGACACGATCACGATCACGGCAATGCCTCGTACTCCCCTCACGGTGCCGCTGGATTCTATGGACATCTGGATACCAAGATACACAGCGATGTTGTCTATAAAGCCGAAGAAAAAGACGAGGAAATTTCAGAAACCTATAGCCATACTCATCTGGATTTGGGGTATGTTTTCTCTACCGGCCTCTCGCTCAACAGTGTTATCGAACTGGAAGGAGAGCCTGCGGGCCATGATCATGGCGGCGGCGGAAATGCAGCGGAAGGTAACAGTCGGTTTTTTGACGATCACACCCTCAAAATCAGAGATCTGAATATTCGCTATGAAACCGACCATTTTGGGTTGTTGGCCGGTAAATTTTCTCCTGTGGTTGGTTTCGATTATCACCAGTTTCCGGGCATTTACGGATATCAGATTATTCATGAATATGCGCTACGTGAGAAAATTGGGCTCGGTGCAAATCTCAAACTTGATGCGGGAGATTTCGGACGGCATAAACTCGAAGCCAGCAGCTTTTTTGCAGATACAAGTTTCCTAAGTGGTGCGTTATTAAACCGCCAAGATCCGGTCGAAAAGCAAGATGGCGGTGTTTCAAATACAGAAGATCTGTCCTCGTTTGCAGTCTCATTAGGCGGGCAGGATTTCTATTCATTAAACAATAATATCGTACAGGGGCTATCCTATCGGATTGGTTTTGCTCATCAGGCCGCCGGTAAAAACAATGAAGAGGATGAAAACCGGTATTCTGTTTCGTTGAACTACAAACACCGCTTTACCAAGGATTTCGAAGGCAGAATGATCGGGGAGATCATGCATATTCAGCACTTGAACGGCGAAGCCGCCCACGATCGTACCTGGCATACAGCAGGTTTGGAAATCACCTACAAAAATTGGAATGTCGGCTCTACATGGAGCCATATCCGCAATGACAACCCTGTAGAAATCGACGAAGCCATTGACGGAGACATCGTACAAGCGTCGATCGGTTATGAATTCGATAGCGGGGTGTTTCTGGGAGTTGGTTACAAATATCAGGACGAAGAAAATGAAGAAAACCACCGGGTTGGTGCACTTGTAAGCTATTCACACCATTTCTAG
- a CDS encoding TetR/AcrR family transcriptional regulator — MYSKSSKTREKLLEATSLLLRTKGYNAMGLSDIIGQSGVPKGSLYHHFPDGKEGLTAGAVDFAGQKMLISLQKLIDKTGSPVAGIQAFCDYYIQQLEESGYRKGCPLATVALETAADVPMVQKACANAFSSYEKLLAEQIHVFGAPEEKANQLAITTISAIEGALLLAKAQNSTAPLQIMRDQLSDLLKPFQSSQK, encoded by the coding sequence GTGTATTCAAAATCATCAAAAACCCGTGAAAAATTACTCGAAGCAACATCCCTGCTCCTGCGGACAAAGGGTTATAATGCGATGGGGTTATCTGACATTATTGGTCAAAGCGGGGTCCCTAAGGGCTCGCTCTACCACCATTTTCCAGATGGGAAAGAAGGATTGACCGCTGGCGCCGTCGATTTCGCGGGTCAGAAGATGCTGATATCCTTGCAAAAACTAATCGACAAAACGGGAAGCCCGGTGGCGGGTATTCAGGCATTCTGCGATTATTATATTCAGCAGCTGGAGGAAAGCGGCTACCGAAAAGGATGCCCTCTTGCCACTGTTGCGTTGGAAACGGCTGCAGATGTTCCGATGGTACAAAAGGCCTGTGCCAATGCGTTTTCATCATACGAAAAATTACTCGCCGAGCAAATCCATGTCTTCGGCGCTCCAGAAGAGAAAGCCAATCAATTGGCAATTACAACGATATCTGCCATCGAAGGGGCACTTTTGCTTGCAAAAGCACAAAACAGTACCGCCCCCCTGCAAATCATGCGGGACCAGTTGTCAGATCTCCTGAAACCGTTTCAGTCATCTCAAAAATAA
- a CDS encoding alpha/beta hydrolase family protein, with amino-acid sequence MTVIQENLSLPAKDGYPLSATLFTANIPSSHFVLINSATAVPRQFYKNYAEFLVQEGFSVLTYDYRGIGGSRPANLRGFTARMRDWALQDMAGMVDWLRSEKCPDKIFMIGHSFGGQAAGLMDNIDNIAGMLTVSAQSGHWRLQGGEQKLMVLLHSWVTLPVTGFLLGYMPWSWFGGEDLPGKVSSEWAGWCRHQDYILGDKTLPLDRYNKFNIPVLAYSIDDDKWGTEKSVDAMMKAYPNLERRHIVPQTEGISSLGHFGYFRAKSEPLWKEAVSWLKGLQAVS; translated from the coding sequence ATGACTGTTATTCAAGAGAACCTTTCGCTTCCGGCAAAAGACGGATACCCACTCAGTGCGACCCTTTTCACAGCGAATATACCGTCCTCACATTTTGTGCTGATTAACAGCGCAACTGCCGTTCCGCGTCAGTTCTACAAAAACTATGCGGAATTTCTGGTTCAGGAGGGTTTTTCCGTTTTGACATACGATTACCGTGGCATTGGCGGCTCCCGGCCTGCAAATCTTCGTGGTTTCACTGCGCGTATGAGGGACTGGGCATTGCAGGATATGGCCGGCATGGTCGACTGGCTCAGGTCCGAGAAATGCCCGGACAAAATTTTTATGATCGGCCACAGCTTTGGAGGTCAGGCCGCCGGCCTTATGGATAATATCGACAATATCGCCGGAATGCTGACCGTATCTGCACAAAGCGGTCATTGGCGCCTGCAGGGCGGGGAACAGAAATTGATGGTTCTGCTTCACAGTTGGGTTACACTCCCGGTTACCGGTTTCCTTTTGGGATACATGCCATGGAGTTGGTTCGGGGGCGAAGATTTACCGGGTAAGGTCAGTTCAGAATGGGCCGGTTGGTGTCGCCATCAGGACTATATTCTAGGCGACAAAACCCTACCCCTTGATCGTTACAATAAATTTAACATTCCTGTTCTTGCCTACAGCATTGACGACGATAAATGGGGCACTGAAAAATCTGTCGATGCCATGATGAAAGCTTACCCAAATCTTGAAAGACGCCATATCGTCCCTCAAACAGAAGGGATCAGCTCCCTCGGTCACTTTGGATATTTCCGTGCGAAATCCGAACCTCTTTGGAAGGAAGCTGTGTCCTGGTTAAAAGGACTTCAAGCAGTTTCCTGA
- a CDS encoding YbfB/YjiJ family MFS transporter — translation MEMEKDNSLRITVIGFTTLVIAMGIGRFVFTPILPLMQNENLLTVSEGGWIASVHFLGYWIGATVASRLPLAPKLVLKVSLVIIGLTTLLMGLTDLISLWLILRFLAGALSAFCLVMVGGFYIEYLARHGQVAMQGVVFSGVGGGIALSGLAALVIMQSGIGSSQSWIIFGAVILIAAAFLFLLIGEEIPGKKTTKSAELTAEKTPLNWRNIIAYGATGVGYVIPATYLPVMARTVINDPLIFGWSWPIFGGAAFVSTILAARLQRHFSNATIWRISQLVLGAGLLLPLISGHIGMILLSGLCVGGTFMIITMMGMKEAHRLAPASDALRHIAAMTAAFAAGQMFGPLIAGLLYQVNSTFTLSLVLTSAVLFGTAFLVRK, via the coding sequence ATGGAAATGGAAAAAGATAATTCGCTGAGAATTACGGTTATTGGTTTTACAACCCTCGTCATTGCGATGGGGATAGGCCGCTTTGTGTTTACCCCGATTTTACCGTTGATGCAGAATGAAAATCTATTGACGGTATCGGAAGGGGGATGGATCGCCTCTGTTCATTTTCTTGGGTACTGGATTGGCGCGACGGTTGCCTCCCGGCTTCCGCTGGCACCAAAACTGGTCCTTAAGGTATCCCTTGTGATCATTGGTCTGACAACCCTGTTGATGGGTCTGACCGACCTTATTTCCCTTTGGTTAATTCTGAGATTTCTGGCCGGTGCCTTGAGCGCTTTTTGTCTTGTGATGGTCGGTGGCTTTTATATCGAGTATTTGGCCAGGCACGGGCAAGTGGCGATGCAGGGGGTTGTTTTTTCTGGCGTGGGCGGGGGGATTGCCTTATCTGGCCTGGCCGCCTTGGTGATTATGCAGTCGGGCATTGGAAGTTCACAAAGCTGGATTATCTTCGGCGCTGTCATATTGATCGCGGCAGCGTTTCTTTTCCTTTTGATAGGTGAAGAGATCCCTGGAAAAAAAACGACGAAATCCGCTGAGCTTACCGCTGAAAAGACCCCTTTGAATTGGCGGAATATTATAGCATATGGTGCTACGGGGGTGGGGTATGTCATACCGGCAACCTATTTGCCAGTAATGGCGCGCACCGTTATCAATGATCCGCTGATTTTCGGATGGAGCTGGCCAATTTTTGGAGGGGCTGCGTTTGTTTCGACCATTCTTGCAGCCCGGTTGCAACGTCACTTTTCAAATGCCACCATCTGGCGGATCAGTCAGCTTGTCTTGGGGGCGGGGCTATTGTTGCCTTTGATATCCGGCCATATCGGGATGATTTTATTGTCCGGGTTATGTGTTGGCGGTACGTTTATGATTATTACCATGATGGGAATGAAAGAAGCGCACCGATTGGCACCAGCCTCGGATGCGCTTCGCCATATTGCGGCGATGACCGCAGCATTTGCCGCCGGTCAGATGTTTGGCCCGTTAATCGCCGGTTTATTATATCAGGTGAACAGTACATTCACCCTGTCCCTCGTGCTGACAAGTGCTGTTTTGTTCGGAACCGCATTTCTGGTTCGAAAATAA
- a CDS encoding LysR family transcriptional regulator — MQNISLQALEIFRTVAAEGSVSKAAQKLGRVQSNISTRIKQLEENLGKSLFLRKNRGLDLTADGKLLLSYAERFHSLSEETTEAFREGKPSGSFRIGAMESTAAARLPAYMSKYHALYPAIEIELVTGTAGALLTRLQKYEIEAAFVAEPLTDPTLDSLSVFEEQLVLIAPSNYPSLEIGVNLNGRPLIAFEVGCAYRRYLERWLMENEIFPSATHSLSSYLAILASVSAGSGFSVIPQSVLSRVQLDGTFQTLPLDGEYAHIQTLLAWRRDFSSPRLDCLKALLTQQNTRSR; from the coding sequence ATGCAAAATATAAGCCTTCAGGCCTTGGAAATTTTTCGAACTGTTGCGGCGGAGGGCAGTGTTTCAAAAGCTGCTCAAAAGCTGGGGCGTGTACAATCCAACATCAGTACGCGGATCAAACAACTTGAAGAAAACCTAGGCAAATCGCTGTTCTTACGGAAGAATAGAGGTCTGGATCTCACGGCCGACGGGAAATTGCTTTTATCTTACGCAGAACGTTTTCATTCTTTGTCTGAAGAAACCACAGAAGCATTTCGCGAGGGAAAGCCTTCCGGATCGTTCCGGATTGGCGCAATGGAAAGCACAGCGGCGGCCCGCCTGCCCGCTTATATGTCTAAATACCACGCCCTTTACCCGGCAATTGAGATTGAGTTGGTGACGGGAACCGCAGGCGCGTTGCTGACCCGCCTTCAAAAGTATGAAATTGAAGCGGCGTTTGTTGCTGAGCCACTGACGGACCCGACCCTTGATAGCCTTTCGGTTTTTGAAGAGCAACTGGTACTGATTGCCCCATCTAACTACCCTTCTTTGGAAATTGGCGTTAATTTAAATGGTCGCCCGTTGATCGCGTTTGAAGTTGGCTGCGCCTATCGACGTTATCTGGAGCGATGGTTGATGGAGAATGAAATTTTTCCGTCCGCAACACATTCGTTAAGTTCTTATCTGGCTATTCTTGCCTCCGTCTCGGCGGGAAGTGGCTTTAGTGTGATCCCCCAGTCCGTGTTGTCACGGGTGCAATTGGACGGTACATTTCAGACGCTGCCTCTAGACGGTGAGTATGCTCACATTCAGACCCTCCTAGCTTGGCGAAGGGATTTCTCTTCTCCTCGCCTTGACTGCCTGAAGGCTCTTCTTACACAACAAAATACTAGATCTCGTTGA
- a CDS encoding NADH:flavin oxidoreductase, whose amino-acid sequence MPRKLDKLFSPFSSPKLSLPNRLVMAPMTRFFSPDGVPGQNVADYYRRRVEGGTGLIITEGTVVNDPVASPHPNVPHFYGEKALAGWENVVKAVHGAGGKIMPQIWHVGMARRANEAPNPELPNASPSGILHNEKKIAEPLTEDEIEFLVKAYADAATAAKNIGFDGVEIHGAHGYLIDQFFWEQMNRREDEYGGDQVKRTSFAARIVAAIRAATGDEYPIVFRFSQWKQQDYSARLAESPEELAAFLKPLVEAGVDIFHCSTRRYWEPEFEGSPLNLAGWTKKLTGLPTITVGSVGLSKDMMSSFKGEDSGTRSFEDLGDRLETDEFDLVAVGRALIQDPEWPKKVREGRMDELEDYSAKSLAELV is encoded by the coding sequence GTGCCCCGTAAACTTGACAAACTCTTTTCGCCGTTTTCTTCTCCAAAACTTTCGTTGCCCAATCGGTTGGTGATGGCACCAATGACCCGGTTTTTTTCGCCAGATGGCGTCCCGGGCCAGAATGTGGCCGACTACTATCGTCGCCGTGTAGAAGGGGGAACCGGGCTTATCATTACGGAAGGGACTGTGGTGAACGATCCTGTTGCGTCTCCACACCCCAATGTTCCTCATTTCTACGGTGAAAAAGCATTGGCCGGCTGGGAAAATGTGGTAAAGGCTGTTCACGGAGCTGGCGGCAAGATTATGCCGCAAATCTGGCATGTTGGAATGGCACGGCGGGCAAACGAGGCACCTAATCCTGAACTGCCGAACGCCAGTCCCTCTGGCATCTTGCACAATGAAAAGAAAATCGCCGAGCCCTTAACAGAAGACGAGATTGAGTTTCTGGTCAAGGCCTATGCGGATGCCGCAACGGCCGCCAAGAATATCGGATTTGACGGCGTGGAAATTCATGGTGCCCATGGATATCTGATCGATCAGTTCTTTTGGGAACAGATGAACCGGCGGGAAGACGAATATGGTGGTGACCAAGTAAAACGGACATCATTTGCCGCCAGAATTGTCGCTGCCATTCGGGCCGCAACGGGCGATGAATATCCAATTGTTTTTCGGTTCTCCCAATGGAAGCAGCAGGATTATAGTGCCCGTTTGGCCGAAAGCCCAGAAGAGCTGGCCGCGTTTCTTAAGCCACTGGTTGAGGCGGGAGTCGATATTTTCCACTGCTCAACCCGCCGATATTGGGAACCGGAATTTGAGGGTAGCCCATTAAATCTTGCAGGATGGACGAAAAAACTGACAGGTCTGCCAACTATCACGGTGGGAAGTGTTGGTCTGTCCAAAGACATGATGTCATCGTTTAAGGGCGAAGACTCCGGGACCCGCAGTTTTGAGGATCTCGGCGACCGGCTGGAGACAGATGAATTTGATCTGGTGGCCGTTGGCCGCGCCCTTATTCAGGATCCGGAATGGCCAAAGAAAGTGCGCGAAGGCCGCATGGATGAACTGGAAGATTACTCTGCTAAATCACTTGCAGAATTGGTCTAA
- a CDS encoding acyl-CoA dehydrogenase family protein — protein sequence MTAFQTMLNPSEDVMNIAKSFSEEIRTRASEFEVQGYVSQDLADRIAETGLYRLCTPKSLHGLEKSPLDYAAVTEYLAYADGSVAWVVFIGITSAISVSNLPEDAARRIFHSDPKAITAGVFAPMGRAVKTVQGDRRGYRLTGQWQWGSGSRNAAYISGGGFVTDSEGTILKTSDGRPDQRAFFMPTTEIELLDTWQVSGLKATGSTDFRVRDLFVPEDMTFDATRMSAPDGAIHKFPIFALLGIGIAAVALGLARASLDELVGFASEKTPQGSSKPLALKPSTQSQVAKAEAELRAARLFFYESISRSWQKATQGEEPSIEDRRDIRLATTHATNSAARVIDRMYRLGGGTSVYAKSPLQRHFRDVHVATQHMMVSDATLELVGRLFVGVETNTAQL from the coding sequence ATGACAGCATTTCAAACCATGCTAAATCCGTCAGAGGATGTGATGAATATTGCCAAAAGCTTTTCTGAAGAAATTCGGACGCGGGCAAGCGAGTTTGAGGTACAGGGATATGTCTCACAGGATCTTGCCGATCGGATTGCAGAAACGGGTCTTTATCGATTATGCACACCAAAAAGCCTCCATGGATTGGAGAAATCTCCGCTAGATTATGCGGCAGTCACAGAATATCTGGCCTATGCAGATGGTTCGGTCGCATGGGTTGTTTTTATTGGTATTACCTCGGCAATATCCGTTTCAAACCTGCCAGAGGACGCAGCCCGGCGGATTTTTCACTCGGATCCAAAGGCCATTACCGCTGGTGTCTTCGCGCCAATGGGGCGGGCTGTCAAAACGGTTCAGGGTGACAGGAGAGGGTATCGGTTAACCGGACAGTGGCAGTGGGGGTCAGGGTCCCGAAATGCGGCTTATATATCGGGAGGAGGGTTTGTAACTGACTCTGAAGGTACAATTCTCAAGACATCGGATGGCCGCCCGGATCAACGAGCCTTCTTTATGCCAACGACTGAGATCGAGTTGCTTGATACCTGGCAGGTTTCAGGGTTGAAAGCGACCGGTTCAACCGATTTTCGGGTGCGGGATTTGTTCGTGCCTGAAGACATGACATTTGATGCCACCCGGATGTCCGCCCCAGACGGTGCCATTCATAAATTTCCTATTTTTGCACTGCTTGGCATTGGAATTGCCGCCGTTGCTTTGGGTCTTGCGCGGGCGTCGTTGGATGAACTGGTCGGATTTGCAAGCGAGAAGACGCCGCAGGGAAGTAGCAAGCCGCTTGCTCTAAAACCATCAACTCAAAGTCAGGTGGCCAAAGCGGAAGCGGAATTGCGGGCGGCCCGCCTGTTTTTCTATGAGTCCATTTCAAGAAGTTGGCAAAAGGCGACGCAAGGAGAAGAGCCGAGCATTGAGGATCGCCGGGATATCAGATTGGCGACAACCCATGCGACCAACTCGGCCGCCAGGGTTATTGACCGAATGTATCGGTTGGGCGGAGGAACGTCTGTCTATGCTAAAAGCCCGTTGCAGCGCCATTTCAGAGACGTCCATGTAGCGACTCAGCATATGATGGTCAGCGACGCGACGCTGGAGTTGGTCGGAAGGTTATTTGTCGGCGTGGAAACAAACACTGCCCAGCTATAA
- a CDS encoding AraC family transcriptional regulator gives MIKRLAFENSLFSFLEKERIPTLPIKQQLETCNEDRLTRLRLLAYYAVQESQEKRLGLIVGLKTTTLSYGILGHAILHCDTLLKSQQLMLDHIWVLQPTPRNPVSLELSGQRMAIRYLLPPLWPEIPDFFLDLFFSANLARARELTGHPLDTCRLELTRDKPDDYSRYEKLLGIPVSYAQPHDRLIYDRAFAERPLSASYISHSAAYREQCKLILSRMHSSSGLTEHIRKIIMEDRSRSLTMRNVADLLNQDTRTLRRHLEKEGTSFRDIQNEVRCHIACQYLTDTDLSVADIAVLSGYFDAPTFSRAFKGWTGKTPPEYRKNKN, from the coding sequence ATGATAAAGCGCCTCGCTTTTGAAAATTCGCTTTTTTCTTTCCTTGAAAAGGAACGAATACCCACATTGCCAATCAAGCAGCAGCTTGAAACATGCAATGAGGACCGCCTTACCAGACTGAGACTTCTTGCCTATTATGCCGTTCAAGAGAGTCAGGAAAAACGCCTCGGTTTAATCGTGGGCCTTAAAACCACTACATTATCCTATGGCATCTTGGGACATGCGATATTGCATTGTGATACCCTTCTAAAGTCACAGCAGTTAATGCTGGATCATATCTGGGTTTTACAACCGACCCCGCGAAATCCTGTCAGTCTTGAACTTTCCGGGCAGCGCATGGCAATTCGCTATTTACTGCCTCCTCTCTGGCCTGAAATACCGGATTTCTTTCTGGATCTGTTTTTTTCGGCAAATCTGGCACGGGCACGCGAACTCACGGGGCATCCTTTAGACACCTGCCGACTGGAACTTACAAGGGACAAGCCCGATGATTACAGTCGCTATGAAAAACTGTTGGGGATTCCGGTCTCCTATGCGCAGCCCCATGATCGGTTAATATATGACCGGGCCTTTGCAGAACGCCCTTTGTCAGCATCCTATATTTCTCATTCGGCCGCTTATCGGGAACAATGCAAATTAATCCTGTCACGGATGCATTCTTCTTCAGGGCTCACTGAACATATTCGTAAAATAATCATGGAGGATCGTTCGCGCTCACTCACCATGCGAAACGTGGCGGATCTCCTCAATCAGGATACCAGAACCCTGCGGCGTCATCTTGAAAAAGAAGGCACCAGTTTTCGCGACATTCAAAATGAAGTGCGGTGTCATATCGCCTGCCAGTATTTAACGGATACTGATCTGTCGGTAGCCGATATTGCCGTGCTATCCGGTTATTTCGACGCCCCCACCTTTAGCCGCGCCTTCAAAGGATGGACCGGAAAAACGCCTCCTGAATACAGAAAAAATAAAAACTAA